The following coding sequences lie in one Maylandia zebra isolate NMK-2024a linkage group LG14, Mzebra_GT3a, whole genome shotgun sequence genomic window:
- the LOC101465395 gene encoding protocadherin Fat 4 isoform X3, whose protein sequence is MTLRVISGDDEEVFVTDSTGTLCLNKPLDRERQSYYNLTVAANDCAQPASLQFTSTARVIVITEDVNDNAPMFVSAESVSIPEDTALHSVVITAHAEDEDAGSNGRVLYYLNTSGGIFSIDNRSGKIYLEELLDREEVDTLTVTIIATDEGLPMLATTMKLTVHVEDVNDHDPEFLQSSYNLTVREDIPRGTSLLQVQAHDQDIGSNGQVRYMLAHIGPFVVDIIRGVLTVMDELDRERDSNYTLMITAVDRGNIPRSASAAIHITVMDVNDFAPQFVPETLTIHVKENEEDPTQLTYQVSALDEDLGNNSQLTYFIEKGNGYNLFSITPSGTFHILHTLDREKESLYIVTITAVDSGLPSLTGTLTVHIIVDDVNDNHPEFTEEVYNTIVPEDSLIGTVFAVIIASDVDEGVSGEVSYSMENLNVPFAIDETSGELFTTNILDRETVAIYNLEVTASDKHPIQPLSSSVLVTVLIGDINDHWPQFMNGPYVAYVPIELAPGSVVCAVRALDDDTEINAELHYSLQGESSDMFSIDPYSGTVFTSAALQSVDDVIVTVRVEDSGEDPKFDTTTISVRFQNTADFPKMNVDVLSYSLTEDERVETLVAVVSALSIRAEPVTFYLASGNFENMFHIDHSSGALIVERPLDFESKKEFPLLIEARDSGLPPFSSFSEIHINITDANDNFPQFTQAEYRCEVFENSPPTVVCDVLAIDADSGYYGTVQYNITDGNHGNFFTIDPENGYLSTTVSLDREHIPEFNLTVEAEELENMLHKDKATVIITVLDRNDNAPLFSQIFLTEVSEDTPVGQTIIKVTSTDDDTDANAVINYLIVEQSDDMLFNIDFTTGYITVEGVLDREMQDHYIFKVSANDSAWSISTDVTIVILDVNDNRPVFSEHFYNIILPETKDEEAFVLQILATDADIGKNSEIFYVIDPPHEEFWLNATTGEIYTKQPMMLRDCNFEIYQFMVTAFDRGSIPLHSNVTIRVRLEHYNNHPPMFFPLQPLMAIPYHLAVGSEVVQFTAVDLDVNGNSSIKYFLNGGNASDFFWIQGDTGKLILNQTLGENENQILTLIAVAEDEGTPPLTSQAEITFQITGRNQFTPSFSESYVTFSVPEDLPVGSVIGNIQAEDGDYGPNGEITYNITPENQFLPLSVGEFSGLITLIRELDFEEQSIYHFQIKAKDEGWFSKTGTLNVTVLVMDVNDNPPVFSSSEYITSVRENSAVGTNVLDVTATDIDSGANAQIFYSLIGGHIDKFAVDSGNGTITTLAMFDYEQEQMFDLTIKGSNTGGHALFSLAHVVIQISDVNEFTPRFIKKEFNFSVLKNVPIGTVVGKVMATDGDRGTEGQVFYFLFARKKKKSFEIHERSGDVYTTNSLRKQGNSHVVLKVLAKNSGVITGTDIDETFVHISVIDTNEAPMFTSPRYMANVTEDTPIGTSVATVSAVDEDSIVNWNHFFFTIEHGNTNFSFSIDPSNGIISVNSPLDREVWPVYNLTVIATDNGSPPATGTTNVIVTIGDINDNAPKLTSTEAHVRENQPEGTIVTKLTAFDSDLPPNQGPFMYWLLDSSVASAFSLTPDGVLLTTRPIDREQISAYQVLVAVRDSGFPLPLSSTSTFHIRVVDENDNPSMARNIFIEVKYFGSSFQGGMIGNVHPEDQDESDRFNCTIKSGPTHMFTILNGTCELWSFPFQGEATFNISIEATDQLHFPVNNSVYVNYKGFTNASIDNCILFSLSSSSVEQFLSNNYLRFVKALDSLFNLQASKTHVFGIKHIGWEILLLAAVKNYNGQYLSREVASGISSGHKKLLEAQSNVTISHITSDPCLSSPCQNGASCHKNIYISQEVAVLESVAVIFVAPKKEIFNCTCPSGFTGSLCEEEIDECELNPCENKGTCVNTVGSFFCHCQVGFSGSHCAADVNGCLKVKCQNGGTCIPSEDGYQCHCVPGFGGETCDEFIDYCKSSPCVHGICINSQTGFSCNCHFGVSGVRCEDHSYGFEELSFMEFPPLDRRTNLISLEFATMQRDSLLLYNPGGSNSREFFALEILDGAVHLSYDLGSGPVRLQTYKQVADGYFHSVIARRIGSMGSLHVDNCTDDENNRFCFSTNDGSISERTLDVGNSNMTFGGLRTTEAILVHPSQIRAHDFVGCIRNFHVNGILLRPSMALAAYNIFDRQAY, encoded by the exons ATGACACTGAGAGTGATCAGTGGTGACGACGAGGAAGTGTTTGTCACAGATTCAACTGGTACCTTATGCCTTAACAAACCTCTGGACAGGGAGAGACAGTCCTACTACAATCTGACTGTGGCAGCCAATGACTGTGCCCAGCCTGCATCTTTACAATTCACAAGTACAGCGCGTGTTATTGTGATTACTGAAGATGTCAACGACAATGCTCCAATGTTTGTGTCAGCCGAAAGTGTTAGTATACCAGAAGACACTGCACTGCATTCTGTTGTAATAACTGCTCATGCTGAGGATGAAGACGCTGGATCCAACGGGAGGGTTTTGTATTATTTAAACACCTCCGGTGGGATATTCAGCATTGATAACAGAAGTGGAAAGATATACCTGGAGGAGTTATTAGACAGAGAAGAAGTAGATACTCTGACTGTTACTATAATAGCTACTGATGAAGGCTTACCCATGCTGGCAACCACTATGAAACTCACAGTGCATGTTGAGGATGTGAATGATCATGACCCTGAGTTTTTACAAAGCAGTTATAACCTGACAGTCAGAGAGGATATCCCCAGGGGAACAAGCCTGCTGCAGGTTCAGGCTCACGATCAAGACATTGGATCCAATGGACAAGTACGGTACATGTTGGCCCACATTGGTCCATTTGTGGTGGACATAATTCGAGGAGTTCTCACAGTCATGGATGAACTAGATAGAGAGAGGGACTCAAACTACACATTGATGATAACTGCTGTAGATCGGGGGAACATACCCAGATCTGCTAGTGCTGCAATCCATATCACAGTGATGGATGTCAATGACTTTGCACCCCAGTTTGTTCCAGAAACATTGACCATTCATGTGAAGGAGAATGAGGAGGATCCAACTCAGCTAACATATCAG GTCTCAGCTTTGGATGAAGATTTAGGAAACAACAGTCAGCTTACCTATTTTATAGAGAAAGGAAATGGATATAATTTATTTTCTATCACTCCCAGTGGCACATTTCATATTTTGCACACCTTAGACAGAGAGAAGGAGTCGCTATATATAGTCACCATCACTGCTGTTGATTCAG GACTGCCATCCCTAACAGGCACTTTGACTGTGCACATCATAGTTGACGATGTCAATGATAATCACCCAGAGTTTACCGAGGAAGTCTACAACACCATAGTGCCTGAGGACAGTCTTATAGGCACTGTGTTTGCTGTGATAATCGCTTCTGATGTCGACGAGGGTGTCAGTGGGGAAGTAAG ctaTTCTATGGAAAACCTCAATGTGCCTTTCGCCATTGATGAAACATCTGGAGAGCTATTTACAACAAACATACTGGACAGGGAGACAGTGGCCATTTACAATTTGGAAGTGACTGCGAGTGATAAGCATCCCATTCAGCCTCTGTCCAGCTCTGTGCTTGTTACTGTACTTATTGGAGATATTAATGACCACTGGCCCCAGTTTATGAATGGGCCTTATGTGGCCTATGTGCCAATCGAGTTAGCTCCAG gctCTGTTGTTTGTGCAGTGAGAGCATTAGATGACGACACTGAGATCAATGCAGAACTACATTATTCGTTACAGGGAGAAAGCTCTGATATGTTTTCAATCGATCCTTACAGTGGCACTGTTTTCACTTCAGCAGCTCTACAGTCAGTGGATgatgttattgtcactgtgcgTGTGGAAGATTCTGGGGAAGATCCCAAATTTGACACCACAACTATTAGTGTCAGGTTTCAGAACACCGCTGATTTCCCAAAGATGAACGTGGATGTTCTGAGTTATTCCCTCACAGAGGATGAGCGAGTGGAAACACTGGTGGCTGTGGTATCTGCCCTGAGTATTAGAGCTGAACCTGTCACTTTTTATCTCGCTTCTGGAAACTTTGAAAACATGTTTCACATCGATCATTCAAGTGGAGCCCTGATAGTAGAGAGACCATTGGATTTTGAGAGCAAAAAAGAGTTTCCTTTGTTGATAGAAGCCAGAGACTCAGGCCTGcctcctttctcctctttttctgAAATTCACATAAACATCACTGATGCAAATGATAATTTCCCACAGTTTACTCAAGCTGAGTACAGGTGTGAGGTTTTTGAGAACTCCCCGCCTACCGTGGTTTGTGATGTACTTGCAATTGATGCAGATTCTGGCTATTATGGCACAGTGCAATACAACATAACAGACGGAAACCACGGTAACTTCTTCACAATTGACCCTGAAAATGGTTACTTGAGTACCACTGTAAGTTTAGACAGAGAACATATTCCTGAATTTAATTTAACAGTTGAAGCAGAAGAACTAGAAAACATGCTTCACAAAGACAAAGCAACTGTTATCATCACTGTTTTAGACAGAAATGATAATGCCCCTCTATTTTCTCAGATTTTTCTCACAGAGGTGTCTGAAGATACCCCTGTTGGACAGACAATTATAAAAGTCACCTCTACAGATGATGACACTGATGCCAATGCAGTGATTAATTACTTGATAGTTGAGCAAAGTGATGACATGCTTTTTAATATTGATTTCACCACTGGCTACATCACCGTTGAAGGAGTTTTGGACAGGGAAATGCAGGATCATTATATCTTTAAAGTAAGTGCAAATGATTCAGCATGGAGTATAAGCACAGATGTGACTATAGTCATTTTAGACGTCAATGATAACAGACCAGTATTTTCTGAACATTTCTATAACATTATCCTCCCTGAAACAAAAGATGAAGAGgcatttgttttgcagattcttGCTACAGATGCAGACATTGGGAAAAACAGTGAGATTTTCTATGTTATTGACCCTCCACATGAGGAGTTTTGGCTGAACGCTACCACTGGTGAAATCTATACAAAGCAGCCCATGATGTTACGTGACTGTAATTTTGAAATCTATCAATTTATGGTTACTGCTTTTGACCGTGGCAGTATCCCCCTACATAGTAATGTCACTATCAGAGTAAGATTGGAACACTACAACAACCACCCTCCTATGTTTTTCCCTTTACAACCCTTGATGGCTATTCCTTATCACCTGGCTGTGGGAAGTGAGGTGGTCCAGTTTACAGCAGTAGATCTGGATGTCAATGGCAATAGTAGCATTAAGTATTTTTTGAATGGAGGAAATGCATCTGATTTCTTTTGGATTCAAGGTGACACTGGAAAACTAATTTTAAATCAGACTTTAGGAGAGAATGAAAATCAGATCCTCACTTTAATAGCTGTGGCTGAAGATGAGGGCACCCCCCCTTTAACATCCCAAGCTGAAATCACTTTCCAAATTACTGGGAGGAATCAATTTACTCCGAGCTTTAGCGAATCTTATGTTACTTTCTCTGTCCCTGAGGACCTGCCTGTAGGATCAGTAATAGGAAATATTCAAGCAGAAGATGGGGATTATGGTCCCAATGGGGAGATCACATACAACATTACCCCAGAAAATCAATTTTTACCACTATCTGTGGGAGAATTTTCAGGACTGATAACACTGATCAGAGAGCTTGACTTTGAAGAACAAAGTATTTATCATTTCCAAATTAAAGCTAAAGATGAGGGCTGGTTCTCTAAAACTGGCACATTAAATGTCACGGTGTTAGTCATGGATGTGAACGACAATCCCCCAGTCTTTTCATCCTCAGAGTACATAACATCAGTTCGTGAAAACTCAGCTGTTGGAACGAATGTTCTCGATGTAACAGCCACAGATATTGACTCAGGTGCAAATGCACAAATATTCTACTCTCTCATTGGTGGCCATATAGATAAATTTGCAGTTGATTCAGGAAATGGCACCATCACCACTTTGGCCATGTTTGATTATGAGCAAGAGCAGATGTTTGATTTAACAATCAAAGGTTCCAATACTGGAGGACATGCTTTATTTAGTTTAGCACATGTTGTCATCCAAATCTCAGATGTTAATGAGTTCACGCCTAGATTCATCAAAAAAGAATTTAACTTCTCAGTACTTAAAAACGTGCCTATTGGAACTGTTGTTGGAAAAGTGATGGCTACAGATGGTGACCGAGGCACTGAAGGTCAagtgttttactttttgtttgccaggaaaaaaaaaaagagctttgaaaTTCACGAACGTTCTGGAGACGTATATACGACCAATAGTTTGAGGAAACAAGGCAACAGCCATGTAGTTTTGAAAGTTCTGGCCAAGAACTCTGGTGTTATTACTGGCACAGATATAGATGAGACTTTTGTCCACATCAGTGTGATTGACACAAATGAAGCTCCCATGTTCACATCTCCCCGCTATATGGCGAATGTTACAGAAGACACCCCAATTGGGACATCTGTTGCAACTGTGAGTGCTGTGGACGAGGACTCCATTGTTAACTggaatcatttcttcttcaccaTTGAGCATGGAAACACCAATTTCTCCTTCTCTATTGATCCATCTAATGGTATCATTTCTGTGAATTCTCCACTGGACAGAGAAGTCTGGCCAGTCTATAATCTTACTGTCATAGCCACAGATAATGGCTCTCCACCAGCCACTGGGACTACTAATGTCATTGTGACTATTGGTGATATTAATGACAATGCCCCCAAACTCACATCAACTGAagctcatgtgagagaaaatcaaCCTGAAGGCACCATAGTCACTAAATTAACTGCATTTGACTCTGATTTACCACCCAACCAAGGCCCTTTTATGTACTGGTTATTAGACTCCTCGGTGGCCAGTGCTTTTTCTCTCACTCCTGATGGAGTTCTGCTCACCACCCGCCCAATTGATCGGGAACAAATCTCTGCATATCAAGTGCTTGTGGCTGTCAGGGATTCAGGATTTCCCTTGCCACTATCATCAACATCAACCTTCCACATCCGGGTTGTGGATGAAAACGACAACCCTTCAATGGCAAGAAATATCTTTATTGAGGTGAAATATTTTGGTAGTTCTTTCCAAGGTGGCATGATTGGTAATGTCCATCCTGAGGATCAGGATGAGTCTGACAGATTCAACTGCACCATCAAAAGTGGGCCAACTCACATGTTCACAATCCTTAATGGCACATGTGAGCTGTGGTCTTTTCCCTTTCAAGGCGAAGCTACGTTTAACATCTCCATTGAAGCTACAGACCAGCTGCACTTTCCCGTAAACAACAGCGTCTACGTTAACTACAAAGGTTTTACAAATGCTTCTATAGACAATTGTATATTATTCTCTTTGTCATCATCTTCAGTAGAGCAGTTTTTGTCTAATAACTATTTGAGGTTCGTAAAAGCTCTGGACAGTCTGTTTAACCTACAAGCCTCTAAGACTCATGTATTTGGAATCAAACATATTGGGTGGGAAATCCTTCTGTTGGCTGCAGTCAAAAATTACAACGGTCAGTACCTTAGCAGAGAGGTGGCGAGTGGTATATCATCTGGACACAAGAAATTACTGGAGGCTCAGAGCAATGTGACAATTTCTCACATCACCAGTGATCCATGTCTGAGCAGCCCTTGTCAAAATGGAGCATCATGCCACAAAAATATTTACATCAGCCAGGAGGTTGCTGTCCTTGAAAGTGTAGCGGTCATCTTTGTTGCACCAAAGAAAGAGATTTTTAACTGTACTTGTCCATCCGGATTTACTGGTTCACTGTGTGAAGAAGAAATTGATGAATGTGAGCTAAATCCCTGTGAGAATAAAGGCACATGTGTGAATACAGTGGGAAGTTTCTTCTGTCACTGTCAGGTTGGCTTCTCTGGTTCCCACTGCGCTGCTGATGTCAATGGATGCCTGAAGGTGAAGTGCCAAAATGGTGGGACTTGTATCCCCTCCGAGGATGGATATCAGTGCCACTGTGTGCCTGGATTTGGAG gAGAAACCTGTGATGAGTTCATAGACTACTGCAAATCATCACCCTGTGTTCATGGTATCTGCATTAATTCACAAACAGGATTCTCTTGTAATTGTCACTTTG GAGTCAGTGGAGTCCGGTGTGAGGATCACAGTTATGGCTTTGAGGAGCTGTCCTTCATGGAGTTTCCACCACTGGATCGTAGGACTAATTTAATCTCTTTGGAGTTTGCCACAATGCAGAGGGACTCCCTCCTCCTCTACAATCCAGGAGGTTCAAACAGCAGAGAGTTCTTTGCACTGGAGATACTGGATGGAGCAGTACATCTCTCTTATGATCTGGGTTCAGGACCTGTGAGGTTGCAAACATACAAGCAAGTTGCAGATGGATATTTTCACAGTGTTATTGCCAGGAGGATTGGCAGT ATGGGTTCACTGCATGTGGACAACTGCACGGATGACGAAAACAATAGATTCTGTTTTTCAACGAATGATGGAAGTATTTCAGAAAG GACACTTGATGTTGGCAACAGTAATATGACCTTTGGAGGATTAAGAACTACTGAAGCTATTTTAGTGCATCCTTCTCAGATAAGAGCCCATGACTTTGTTGGATGTATCCGAAACTTTCATGTTAATGGCATCCTCCTGAGACCCTCAATGGCTCTAGCGGCATATAACATCTTTGACAGGCAGGCTTATTAA